One Solea senegalensis isolate Sse05_10M linkage group LG3, IFAPA_SoseM_1, whole genome shotgun sequence genomic window carries:
- the LOC122767071 gene encoding extracellular calcium-sensing receptor-like — MRIFFDSKLLLLMFSCFYSAMSSSLYSSSCQLLEQFNLNGMHKTGDVIIGGLFAINYFSADPDLTFTSESQLPTCYGFNIIGFRQAQTMAFAIDEINRNSNLLPNVTLGYSLYDNCVQLGIGFRAALTLVSGQEEQVTLEENCVGTPPVLGIVGDSTSSNSIAISTVLGLYRVPLVSYFATCSCLSDRQKFPSFFRTIPSDAFQVNAMIQILKHFGWTWAGLLISDDDYGVHAARSFHSDLGPVGGGCLAYTEILPWGDDPAELKRIVDVMRKSTARVVIVFAHKSHMMNLMKEVVRQNVTGLQWMASEAWSSLDVLQTPHFMTYLGGTLGIAIRRGEIAGIRDFLSQIRPDLHQSSKDGNSMVRVFWEHTFQCRFAPPPAGWLEAGGELCTGQEVIENVETELFDVSNLRPEYNVYKAVYALAYALDEMLQCEPGRGPFSNNTCAHLQRLEPWQLVYYLEKVTFTTTFGDQVSFDENGDALPVYDVMNWVWLPDGRTKVHRVGEVKRSAFKGEELTLDEDKIFWNFESKQPPWSVCSESCPSGTRMARKKGEPDCCFDCVPCSEGKISNTTDSMECSSCPEDFWSSPQRDHCVPKKIEFLSYHEPLGICLTITSLLGTFICVVVLGIFIHHHSTPIVRANNSELSFLLLVSLKFCFLCSLLFIGRPRLWTCQLRHAAFGISFVLCVSCILVKTMVVLAVFRASKPGGESSLKWFGAVQQRGTVLVLTSVQAAICTAWLVSASPMPQKNTHYHRDKIVYECVVGSTVGFAVLLGYIGLLAVLSFLLAFLARNLPDSFNEAKLITFSMLIFCAVWVAFIPAYINSPGKYADAVEVFAILASSFGLLVALFGPKCYIILVRPERNTKKAIMGRGTTT; from the exons ATGAGGATATTCTTTGACAGCAAGTTGCTCTTGCTAATGTTCTCCTGCTTTTACTCCGCtatgtcctcctctctttattcctcctcttgtcagttactGGAACAGTTTAatctaaatgggatgcacaaaactggagatgtgattatAGGTGGACTTTTTGCAATCAACTACTTTTCTGCTGATCCTGACCTGACTTTTACCTCAGAGTCACAGCTGCCTacctgctatgg ttttaatattataggattcagacaggctcagaccatggcctttgctattgatgagatcaacagaaactccaacctgctgcctaatgtgactctgggatacagtctgtatgataactgcgtCCAACTCggaattggatttcgtgcagcactgaccttagtcagtggtcaagaagagcaagttacattagaggagaactgtgtaggaactcctccagtcctagggattgtgggtgattctACCTCTTCAAATTCTATAGCCATTTCTACAGTCTTAGGTTTATACAgggtgcctctg gtgagttattttgccacatgttcctgcttgagtgacagacaaaagtttccatctttcttcaggacgatcccaagtgatgcttttcag gtgaatgctatgattcagattctaaaacactttggctGGACTTGGGCtggtctgctcatcagtgatgatgattatggagtccacgctgcccgatcctttcactctgatctgggtccagttggtggaggttgtctggcttacacagagatcttgccctggggtgacgaccctgctgaactaaagagaatagtggatgtgatgaggaaatctacagctcgagtggtgattgtgtttgcacataagAGTCACATGATgaacctcatgaaagag gtggtgaggcagaatgtgacaggcctgcagtggatggccagtgaagcctggtcaTCACttgatgtgctccagactcctcacttCATGAcatacctgggtggaacactgggcattgccatccgtcgaggagaaatagcAGGAATCAGGGACTTCCTGTcacaaatacgtcctgacctacatcaaagcagcaaagatggaaacagcatggtgagAGTT ttttgggaacacacattccagtgtagatttgcaccacctccagcaggttggttggaagctggaggagaattatgcactggacaggaagttatagagaatgtggagactgagtTATTTgatgtttcaaacctcaggccagagtataatgtgtataaggctgtgtacgctctggcatatgctcttgatgaaatgctgcagtgtgagccagggagaggacctttcagcaacaacacctgtgctcatttacaaagactggagccatggcag CTTGtgtattacttggaaaaagtcactttcaccacaacatttggtgatcaagtgtcatttgatgagaatggtgatgccttacctgtatatgacgtcatgaactgggtgtggctccctgatggaagaactaaagttcatagagtgggtgaggttaagaggtcagccttcaaaggtgaagaactcacactggatgaagacaaaatcttctggaactttgaatccaaacag cctccttggtcagtgtgcagtgagagctgtccttcaggtacccgcatggccagaaagaagggggaacctgactgttgttttgactgtgtcccttgttctgagggaaagatcagcaatacaactg actccatggaatgctccagttgtccagaagatttctggtccagcccccagcgtgaccactgtgttcctaagaaaatagagttcctctcctaccatgagcctctgggtatctgcttgacaatcacttcactgttgggcacatttatctgtgttgttgttctgggcatcttcatccatcatcatagcacacctatagttcgtgccaacaattcagaactcagttttcttctcctagtgtcacttaagttctgtttcttgtgttcattgctcttcattggacgaccccgattatggacttgccaactaagacatgcagcatttggcatcagctttgtgctttgtgtctcatgtatcctggtgaaaaccatggtggttctggctgtgttcagggcctccaaaccaggaggtgagtccagtctgaagtggtttggtgctgtgcagcagagagggacagttctggttctgacttctgttcaagcagcaatctgcactgcctgGCTAGTATCTGCATCACCCatgccacaaaaaaacacccactaTCACAgggacaagatagtttatgagtgtgtagttgggtccacagttggctttgcagttttacttggttatattggtttgcTGGCCGTCCTCAGttttttgttagcttttctagcaaggaatcttccagacagtttcaatgaggccaaactcatcactttcagtaTGCtaatcttctgtgcagtgtgggtggcctttatccctgcttacatcaactctccaggcaaatatgcagatgctgTGGAGGTTTTTGCAATCCTGGCCTctagttttggcctcttggtagcgctgtttggacccaaatgttatattatCCTTGTGAGAcctgaaagaaacacaaagaaagccattaTGGGCCGTGGGACCACAACGTAA
- the LOC122767078 gene encoding extracellular calcium-sensing receptor-like, with amino-acid sequence MGFRQAQTMAFAIDEINRNSNLLPNVTLGYSLHDNCLQLRFGFPAALTLISGQEEQVTLEQSCVGTPPVLGIVGDSTSSNSIAISTVLGLYRVPLVSYFATCSCLSDGQKFPSFFRTIPSDAFQVNAMIQILKHFGWTWAGLLISDDDYGVHAARSFHSDLGPAGGGCLAYTEILPWGDNPAELRRIVDVMRKSTARVVIVFAHKSHMMNLMKEVVKQNVTGLQWMASEALSSVDVLQAPHFMPYLGGTLGISIRRGEIPGLRDFLLQIRPELHHSNTDGNSMVNQFWEHTFKCRFAPPPAGWVEAGGELCTGQEVIENVETELFDVSNLRPEYNVYKAVYALAYALDDMLQCEPGRGPFSNNTCAHLQRLEPWQLVYYLKKVNFTTTFGDQVSFDENGDALPVYDIINWVWLPDGRTKVQRVGEVQMSAFKGEELSLDEDKIFWNFESKQPPRSVCSESCAPGTRMARQKGEPECCFDCVPCSEGKISNTTDSMECTSCPEDFWSSPQRDHCVPKKTEFLSYHEPLGICLTTTSLLGTFICVVVLGIFIHHHSTPIVRANNSELSFLLLVSLKLCFLCSLLFIGRPRLWTCQLRHAAFGISFVLCVSCILVKTIVVLAVFRASKPGGESSLKWFGAVQQRGTVLVLTSVQAAICTAWLVSASPVPHKNTQYHSDKIVYECIVGSTVGFAVLLGYIGLLAVLSCLLAFLARNLPDSFNEAKFITFSMLIFCAVWVAFVPAYINSPGKYADAVEVFAILASSFGLLVALFGPKCYIILVRPERNTKKAIMGRGITK; translated from the exons atgg gattcagacaggctcagaccatggcctttgctattgatgagatcaacagaaactccaacctgctgcctaatgtgactctgggatacagtctgcaTGATAACTGCTTACAATTACGATTTGGATttcctgcagcactgaccttaatcagtggtcaagaagagcaagttacattagagcagagctgtgtaggaactcctccagtcctagggattgtgggtgattctACCTCTTCAAATTCTATAGCCATTTCAacagtcttaggtttgtacagagtgcctctg gtgagttattttgccacatgttcctgcctgagtgacggacaaaagtttccatctttcttcaggacgatcccaagtgatgcttttcag gtgaatgctatgattcagattctaaaacactttggttggacttgggcaggtctgctcatcagtgatgatgattatggagtccacgctgcccgatcctttcactctgatcttggaccagctggtggaggttgtctggcttacacagagattttgccctggggtgacAACCCTGCTGAAttaaggagaatagtggatgtgatgaggaaatctacagctcgagtggtgattgtgtttgcacataagAGTCACATGATgaacctcatgaaagag GTGGTGaagcagaatgtgacaggcctgcagtggatggccAGTGAAGCCTTGTCATCAGTTGATGTGCTCCAGGCTCCTCACttcatgccgtacctgggtggaacactgggcatctcTATCCgccgaggagaaataccagggcttagggacttcctgttacaaatacgtcctgaactacatcacagcaacacagatggaaacagcatg gtgaatcagttttgggaacacacatttaagtgtagatttgcaccacctccagcaggttgggtggaagctggaggagaattatgcactggacaggaagttatagagaatgtggagactgagtTATTTgatgtttcaaacctcaggccagagtataatgtgtataaggctgtgtacgctctggcatatgctcttgatgacatgctgcagtgtgagccagggagaggacctttcagtaacaacacctgtgctcatttacaaagactggagccatggcag CTTGTATATTACTTgaaaaaagtcaacttcaccacaacatttggtgatcaagtatcatttgatgagaatggtgatgccttacctgtatatgacatcataaactgggtgtggctccctgatggaagaactaaagttcagagagtgggtgaggttcagatgtcagccttcaaaggtgaagaactctcactggatgaagacaaaatcttctggaactttgaatccaaacag cctcctcggtcagtgtgcagtgagagctgtgctccaggtacccgcatggccagacagaagggggaacctgagtgttgttttgactgtgttccttgttctgagggaaagatcagcaatacaactg attccatggagtgcaccagttgtccagaagatttctggtccagcccccagcgtgaccactgtgttcctaagaaaacagagttcctctcctaccatgagcctctgggtatctgcttgacaaccacctcactgttgggaacatttatatgtgttgttgttctgggcatcttcatccatcatcacagcacacctatagttcgtgccaacaattcagaactcagttttcttctcctggtgtcactcaaattgtgtttcttgtgttcgttgctcttcattggacgacccagattatggacttgtcaactaagacatgcagcatttggcatcagctttgtgctttgtgtctcatgtatcctggtgaaaaccatagtggttctggctgtgttcagggcctccaaaccaggaggtgagtccagtctgaagtggtttggtgctgtgcagcagagagggacagttctggttctgacttcagttcaagcagcaatctgcactgcctggcttgtctctgcttcaccagtgcctcataaaaacacccagtatcacagtgacaagatagtttatgagtgtatAGTTGGGTCCAcggttggttttgcagttttacttggttatattggtttactggctgtcctcagttgtttgttagcttttctagcaaggaatcttccagacagtttcaatgaggccaaattcatcactttcagcatgctgatcttctgtgcagtgtgggtggcctttgtccctgcttacatcaactctccaggcaaatatgcagatgcagtggaagTATTTGCCATCCtagcctccagttttggcctcttggtggcactgtttggacccaaatgttatataatcctTGTGAGaccagaaagaaacacaaagaaagccatcatgggtcgtgGGATCACAAAGTAA